In Bacillus sp. S3, the sequence ATCCGATTGAGGTGACCTTTATGGGAAGGAAAGTGCACTTTAACAAGGATGAGTTTGTCCTTAAATTAACGGGAGTACTGAGTGTGTTTGCCCTTAAGTGGCAATTGAAAATTCCATACAAGGCAATAAAAAGGGTCTATATTGATGAATTTGAACCGCCGATGTGGATGCTTCGCATGCCTGGCACTTCGATTGCCCCACTTAATATTTATGAAGGAAGCTTTAAATTTGGAAACGAATGGTATTTTCTATCAAGTGAACACCAGGTTCCCTTAATCCACTTGGAATTAGAGGGCTATGGTAAATACAAATATGTCATTTTTGAAATAGAAAACCCCAGAGCCGTGATGATCGAATTACGAAAGAAGTTAAGAGAATTAGAAGAGTAAAATAAAAAAATGTAATGGCGCGGGACTGCCATTACATTTTTTTCTTTAAATCTAGTAAATGACCAAAATAATGACGCTATTCCTAAAGGAATAGCGTCTCATTGTTAAAATAATTTTTTTAGGCCAAATAATTTGGTAAATAAACTTTGATTTTTATCTGTGATCATTAATTCATCCATGATTAATTTTTCACGATTGGTTTGAATCCATTTTTGTAATTCATGTTTATCTTTACAATGCGTATAATATGTTTCTCCACCTTTTCCAAGTGCGTTGACAACATATCTGCAAGTGTTCCCCATAGTGCCCACCTTTTAAGTAATAATGTATTCTATATGAGATTATATCAGGCTTCTTGAAATAGTCCACCATTATTTTTCTACAAAATTCTCCATTTTTTCATGAAAACACTTCCAAACTTTTAAACACGTAAATGATCATAATAATATTATGTAAACATAAAATATTTTTAATTTCTTTCTATGTTTTAAAGGATTGAAATATGTTTTAATTTATTTGAGGCATTTTTATTCATGAACGGAGGTTAACTATGCCGCCAATCGTTTCAGATTCATATAAAGAAAAGAAAAAGAAGGAGATCTTGTCGAGTGCCCTGGCTTGTTTCGCTAAAAAAGGTTTTCAAGCGGCGACCATCGATGATATCGTTGAGCATTCTAGGATCAGTAAGGGAGCCATTTATAATTATTTTAAAAGTAAAGACGACATATATTTAGAATTAATGTCCTCTGATACACAGGAATCATTTGAACTACTAACGAAAGATCTGTCAACATACGAAAGTGCAAGTGATAAAATAAATTATTTATTTGACGTTTACTTATCTCAAGATGTTTCCAATATTGAACACAGAAATAAAATCATTGTTCATAATGAATTTAAATTCTATGCAGCGCGAGATACGGAGCTTATGGAAAAATTAACGGCCAGGAGACATCAATATTTTGTCCAGCTCTTTGCCGAAATTATTAAAGAAGGCCAGAAAACAGGGGAATTCAATCCCCAAGAAAACCCTGACCTGACAGCCAATCTATTCTGGTCGATGATTGATGGCGTGACAATCCAAACGATCTATTACGATTACCCATACCGTGAAGTTTTAACGGAGATGAAGGAATTATTTTTGGAAAAAGTAAAAGCATAGCAGGCACATTGGCGGGCAAACAGCTTGCCTTTTTTTTATTTTTTTTGCCAATATAGGCAAAAGTAATTGACAATTTTTAAATAGAAAAAATATAATAAAATAAACTGACTAGTCGTTTTATATTTTGAAATTAAATTAAAACAAGATGGAATCAAATAAAATTTAGTTCGAGTAAAAAGGAGGGGAGAAAATGACCATTAATATTTTATTCTTTACCATCACAATCAAAAAAAGGAAAATTAGCCTTGAGGAGGCTGTACAGGAAGAAATGGTTGAAAAGCTTTATGATAATAATAAAGATAAGCAAATTTCTATCCGTCGTTTTATGTGAATAGACATATACTATTTAAAAAATTTTGTGCCCCCGTATCTTTTTATCCCTCATGAACCGTTTAAAGGCTAGAGAGTGCAGAAGGAGTGAAAACATGTGTCACATAAGCTAAGCACAGATAGCGCTAAAAGTTTACAGCAAGATGATCAGCTCTGGCTCGAATTTTATCCAAAACTTCAACGATATTGCCGTTTTCTCACGCAAAACACTTGGGATGGAGACGATATCGCCCAGGATACCTTTTTAAAGGCCTTAAAATATCATCAGCAGCAGATGAGTATGGCGTTGTTAAATAAAATTGCGTATCATCAATGGATTGATCTTTTGCGAAAAAGAAAAAAGGAGACCATTGCATCGGATGTTGTGCACCCCATTCATGAGGTAACCAATCAACTTGATGATATGACCCATGCCGTTGACCAGCTGCTGAAAGAATGTACCCCAAAACAAGCCGTGATTTTCATGTTAAAAGAAGCCTTTCAGTATCAAGTAAAGGAAATAGCAGATTTGTTACACACGACAGAAACGGCGATAAAAGCCAGTCTGCACCGGGTAAAAAAGCGCATGGATAAAGAGGATCAAACCTTTTCAGTCGAATCATTTTGGGATGAGGAAGAAAAAGAACGGCTCGCGGATATTTTTTATGAATCGTTGAAAAATCAAGACCCAGCCGTTCTGATTGAATCCATACCAACAATATCAAATATGGTTGGCGTTCCAAAGTCGCTTTCAAGGAAATTACAGCGAATTCAATCAACTTCTCCTTCAAGCACTCTCTGTATGGCAGCATAGCCAATTAATCGCTTTAAGGAGGATATGAAATGAGTACCATTCCATATGTGATTGAACAATCTAACCGCGGGGAACGTTCCTATGATATATACTCTCGGCTCCTAAAGGACCGAATTATAATCATTGGTGATGAAATAAATGACCATACGGCGAATAGTGTGGTCGCTCAATTATTATTTTTAGCAGCAGATGCACCGGATAAAGAAATCTCACTCTATATAAATAGCCCCGGCGGCTCCACTTCAGCGGGCTTCGCCATTTACGATACGATGCAATACATTAAGCCCGATATCCGGACGATCTGCACCGGCATGGCGGCATCTTTCGGAGCGATGTTACTGCTTGCGGGGACAAAGGGAAAACGGTATGCCCTGCCAAATAGCGAAATTATGATTCATCAGCCATTGGGCGGTGCAAGAGGGCAGGCAACGGAGATTGAAATTTCCGCACGGCGGATTTTAAAGTTAAAAGAACACATTAATCAAATCATTTCCGAACGGACCGGACAGCCGGTGGAAAAGGTAGCAAATGATACCGAGCGGGACTTCTTTATGAGTGCGGAGGAAGCAAAATCATACGGAATCATCGATGAAATACTTCATCCCAAAATCTAAATCACAAAACGAGGAAGGCAGTCTCAAGCTGCCTTCCTCGTTTTGTTTTTGCCAATCTTAAAAAACAACCGCAGCAATGGAGGGACGGCAAAATAGATAAAGAAGAGCCGGAATATTTGGAACCCAGTCACCATCGATAAATCGGCGTGGACTTCGTGGGCAAGGATCGCCATCTGATCCATTCCGCCAGGCGCCAGGCTTAATAAACTAGTGGAGGGTGTCATGGGATAAAAACGAACAAGCAGCAATCCTAAACCGACAGAACCTGCGATCATGAACAAACCGCTCAGCAGCGCAAGGGAAATGATTTTGGCCTTGTGTTCCAGTTTTTCCGGCTTCAATAATAACCCGATGTAACCGCCAATCATGAATTGAGAAACGTCTAAGATAGGCTGTGATAGGGCCGGACCATAAAGCCCGAAAATAACAGCGATCGCCGTTCCAGCGATTGGACCTAACATAAACGGAGTTGGAAATCTTAATTTTTTGGCAAGAAATGCGCAAAATACACAAATGAAGGCAAACAATAGGATATTTGGAAAAAGTGGAGCATAGTATTGCGCCGCCTTGTCAGCCAGATTTGAAGCATTTTGAATAGGTGAATGGTTAAACAACGGTCCGAAAACGAGAAACGGAACGAAGAAAATAATCATCATCAATCGGGCCACTTGTAAAAAGGTCACTGTGGTAATGTCGATTCCTTTCATTTCTTCTGCAAATATAATCATTTGCGAAAGCCCGCCGGGGATACTGCCGGTAAGCACTGTTGGATAATCCACTCCAGTAAGTTTCGAAACCACAAAGGCAATGCCGGCACAAAAACAAACGAGTAACACCGTCATGATTAGCATAGATGGCAGCTTCTCAATAATTTGCTGCAGCGCCTCTTTCGTAAAGGACAAACCAATTGAATAGCCAACAATGATTAATCCAGTATCGCGGATGGAAACTGGCCAATAATATTGAATTTTGCTAAATCTGGCTCCAATTAACACGGCTGTCATCGGCCCGAGCAGCCATGGTATCGGTGTATGAAGTACTGAGAATATAAGCCCGCCAATAATGGCGGTCAATGCCGTTATGGTAAAGCGAAGCCCTTTACTGTCACGTTTCATCGATAAATTAATCAAGTAAAACCCTTCTGTCTATAAAAGTTTTTAAACGCGTGACGCGATTTCATTCCATTATTTTACCATGTGGACAGGCATAAATAGAAGGATTTAAACACAAAAAGAGCAGCCAAGAAAATGACTGCTCTTTATTGAAAGATCAAATTTATAGGATATTCATAGCATTTTCTGCTTAATGATCGCTGCTTTCATGCTGATCATGTTCCTGGTCAAATTCCTCAGGAGTAAATCCAAATGGACCCCTTGGCATCTGTTCTACGCGGAAAATCGCCACAATCACATCAATTCTTACAGCCAAAAGCCTTTGGCGCATTCTGCCTCTGCTTTCCAAAACCAGAACATCTCTGCCAACTTCAAGCAGCCTGCCGGTAAATGTACCTTGGAGCGTAACAATTTCTACCTCTTTCTTTAACAACTCATGGGCAATTTGATGAAAATTTAATTCTGTCATCGTCATCATCTCCTTCACATTACAGTAAATGCAACTAAGGAAAATTGGCTTCATGTTTTTATAAATTTTTTCAGGAAAAAAGGTATGTCTGTTTAACGTTCATTAAAAAATGATAACAATACCATTAAATAAATGTAATTAAATGATATTTCGACAAAAAATAGGGTATACCCTGTTTTATAATGCCTTTAAGTCTAAAGAGTGGAGGGGTTATCATGATGAATCAATCACCGCAGAATGAAGTTCAGCTAAAAAGACATCTTCTAATTGATGAACTCATTAAATTAGGCATTTATAAAATCAATAACAAACACCTTTATGAATGGACTTTAAGCGATTTAGAAGAAGAGTATAAGGACCTTGACAAACAATTGGTCACTGCCGATCCCAATTAAGATTCCTTTCTAAATAAATTGAGTCAAAAAAATAAACATACTTAAATAAACATACTTAAAGGAACCATCATTACTTAAAATTGAAGATGTTAGGAGAAGAGCAGTCACTAGGCTGCTTTTTTTCTATGCTATTTTTCCTAGAAATATATGCGGAGGAAGGTAATTTTGACATACAAAGTCCCGCTTTTAATGGGTGCAAATATTAATTTTTTAAATTTTGCATTTTATTATTTACACAAAACCTATTGGTATGGTAGGATTAATTCCATCAAATACTAAATTCTTATCAAGAGTGGCTAAGGGACTGGTCCGATGAAGCCCGGCAACCTGCAATGCAAGGTGCTAACTCCAGCAAAATGACGTTCATTTTGAGAGATAAGGTGTTTTAGGATATGACGCCTTTCTCGATAGGAGAGAAATTTCTAAAAGGAGGCGAATCTAACTGAACACTGAAGAAAAGGCAGAACTCATTGCACATCTAGAAAAAATGCTGGAGACATTAAAATTTGGATCCATCACGCTTGTGGTCCAGGATGGCAAGATTGTGCAACTGGAGAAAAATGAAAAGGTTCGTCTTCAACCAAATAAAAAACGCTGACTAGACAAACTAGAGGCGGTCTTCACTTTTTTACGAAGTGGAAGACTGCCTTTTTTTGTTGATAGAAAAGTGGAAGGACACTAGCCGCTAGGGCGCTGGAGCTGGCCAATTCTCAAAGTTGAAGATTCATACTTTCATATTTATTAAAAGAGGAGGCCATTAGGGATGACAACTGCAATAACGTACCAAAATTGGAAACAGATATCAGAAGAATTCCTGGTAGAGGACGAAACAAAAGGTGCGAGGTCCGTTTTGGAATGGGCTTATGGTTCATATACCGACGAAGAGATTGTTTACGCATCAAGTTTCGGGGCTGAGGCGATTGTATTAATTGATTTAATCCAGCAGATCAAGCCAGATGCCCATATCGTATTTCTAGACACAGGGTTACATTTTCCCGAGACGTATGAGGTCATCGACAAAATTGAAGCTCGTTTTTCCAATCTGCGGATTGAACGTAAACAGCCAAAACTCAGTCTGGATGAACAAGCGGCACAACACGGGTCGGCATTATGGAAACGGGATCCGAACCAATGCTGCCAAATCCGCAAGGTCATTCCCCTAAGGGAGACCCTGACCGCTAAACAAGCATGGATTTCTGGATTGCGCAGGGAACAATCACCGACAAGGGCGAATACCCAATTCCTTAATAAGGATGAAAAATTCGAGAATATCAAAATCTGTCCATTGATTCATTGGACTTGGGATGATGTTTGGGGCTACATCAAGGATAAAGATCTCCCATACAACACACTGCACGACCATCAATACCCGAGCATCGGCTGTTTTCCATGTACACAGCCGGCAGCGGCGGATGGCGACTCGCGTGCGGGCCGCTGGGCGGGAAGCGGCAAGACGGAGTGTGGGCTGCACACTCGCTAAGGCGGCCCCGCAATAGTAATCAAACGGTCACATGTCCCCACTAGTGGGATAAAGGAGGCATTTCTTTTGCTCACAATCATTGCGATAACAATTGGATTCTTTTTTGCAATAAATATTGGTGCAAGTGGTGCGGCGGCCTCGATGGGAATCGCCTACGGATCAGGTGTTGTGAAAAAACGTCTGGCCTTGCTATTATGCAGCATCGCCGTATTTCTTGGCGCCTGGCTTGGCGGCGGTGAAGTGGTGAAAACCATCGGCAGCGGGATTGTCCCGAGTCACACCTTTACCGTCCCGGTTGCACTCATTGTCTTAGCATCGGCTGCGCTATCCTTGTTTTTGGCTAACATCTTTGGGATTCCGCTTTCTACGAGTGAAGTGGCAGTGGGCTCCGTTGTAGGTGCCGGGATTGTGTACCAGTCGGTATTTGTCGGTAAGCTGGTCTGGATCATGCTATTTTGGCTATTAACACCGTTTGTTGCATTTGTCATCGCTGTTGCTGCCTGCTATTTTTTGAAAAATAAAAAATGGATGGCGACCCCGAAAGCTGTTCCGTTTCTGTCTTTGTTAGTGGTCTTTATGGGGCTGTTTGAGGCATTTTCAGCCGGTATGAACAATGTAGCCAATGCGGTAGGCCCGCTTGTCGGCGCGAACATTCTCTCTACCGGGGATGGCATATTTTGGGGCGGTTTATTCGTGGCAGGCGGGGCCTTACTGCTAGGGCAGCGCGTCCTTGAAACAAATGGGAAAAAAATAACGACCTTGAGGCTGGAAGAGGGCTGCGTCATCTCTGGAACAGGAGCAACGATTGTCACCGTGGCATCGGTATTCGGAATCCCAGTTCCACTGACACAAATCACCACCTCATCCATTATTGGAATGGGCTTTGCAAAGCACGGCAAGTCGGTTTTGAAAAAAGACATTGTTGTCCAGCTTCTCACTGTCTGGATTGTATCACCAGTGTTGTCGATGGTGCTATCATACACCCTCATTCAATTGATTATAGAACATAATTTTTACCCAATCATCGCCATGGCAGGGGTGCTGATTTCCGTAGTAGGGGTGTTGTCGTTGATGAAGCGGCAAAAACCTGCGATAACGGTGCACCAGGAGGTAGTGAAGGATTAAGGGGGTGTAAGGCGCGGATTTCAGCCAGAAAAACAGCTAAATGACAGTAAACATGGGTTATGCGACAGTAAATACGGCTTATACGATAGTTAACAAAGCTTATGCGACAGTAAATATTGCTCATCCGACAGTATCCACAACTCATCCGACAGTAAAATCAAATTTAAATACACCTACTATTGAAAGGATTTGAAAAAATGTCATTTTTACCAAAACCTCATGGAGGAAAATTAATTCAAGCCTACAATCCAAATTATGAGGTAGCCCATATTGAAAAAGAGCTCGAAATTGATGCTATCGCTTTAAGTGATCTTGAACTAATTGGAGTTGGCTTGTTCAGCCCGCTAACGGGATTTCTTGGAAAAGCCGATTACGAATCTGTGGTCGCCAATATGCGTTTAGCGGATAACACGATTTGGTCGATTCCAGTGACACTTCCGGTATCTTATCAAACAGCGGCGACCCTCACCGAGGGAGAAGAAGTCAAGTTAGTTTTTGAAAAAGAGGTTTATGGAGTCATTAAGGTTTCTGAATGGTACGAACCAGACTTAGATAAAGAAGCCATAGAAGTATACAAAACGCCGGAGCTTGCTCATCCAGGAGTTAAACGCCTTTATGAAAGAGGTCCTGTCTATGTTGCCGGTGAAGTAACACTTGTTAAAAAACCGGAAAAAGGTGTATTCAGCGATGTATGGCTTGAGCCGAAAGAAACGCGGGCCTTGTTTGAAGAAAAAGGATGGAAAACCATTGTCGGCTTCCAGACGAGAAACCCGATCCATCGCGCCCATGAGTACATCCAAAAGGCTGCCTTAGAAACGGTGGATGGACTTTTCGTTAACCCGCTTGTCGGTGAAACAAAATCCGATGATATCCCAGCCGATGTCCGTTTGAAGAGTTACCGAGTCCTTCTTGAAAACTACTATCCTAGCAATCGGGTCCAGCTCGGTGTCTATCCTGCGGCGATGCGCTACGCTGGTCCAAGAGAAGCAATTTTCCATGCGATTGCCCGGAAGAACTTTGGCTGCACTCATTTCATCGTCGGCCGTGACCATGCCGGTGTCGGAAATTACTACGGTACCTATGATGCACAGCTGATCTTCAGCGAATTTCCTGAAGGGGAACTTGGCATCAAGCCACTATTCTTTGAACATAGCTTTTATTGCACGAAATGTGAGGGAATGGCTTCGGATAAAACTTGCCCGCACAGCAGCGAGGACAGAGTGATCCTTTCGGGAACAAAAGTTAGGGAATTACTGCGTTCCGGCACACTTCCTCCATCAACATTCAGCCGAAAAGAGGTTGTAGAGGTGTTAATTGAAGGCTTAAAAGAAAGCGCAACGGTTTAAGGGGGAATCGAACATGACAAAAGCAACAAATATTACATGGCATGCAGCAACCATAACAAAGCCAGATCGGCGTGTGCAAAATGGTCATAGCAGCTGTGTCCTCTGGTTTACCGGCCTGTCAGGCTCTGGTAAATCGACGATCGCCAATGCCGTCTCCAGTGAATTATACCGCCAGGGCATCAATGAATATGTCCTCGATGGTGATAATATCCGCCATGGACTTAATAAGGATCTTGGCTTTTCCGATCATGACCGGACTGAAAATATTCGCCGGATCGGCGAAGTGGCGAAACTGTTTGTCGACAGCGGCGCCGTTGTGACGACTGCATTTATTTCACCCTTCCGCTCAGACCGGGATCAAGTACGTGACCTTTTTGAAAAAGAAGAATTTATCGAAGTGTTTGTTGAATGCCCGCTGGAAGAATGTGAACGGCGCGATCCAAAGCAGCTGTATGTAAAAGCTCGCCGCGGTGAAATAAAGGATTTTACCGGGATTGATTCTCCGTACGAGGCACCAGAACGTCCGGAAATCACCATCCGGTCCGACTTATTGACTGTGGAACAAGCGGTAGGAGAAATTTTTCAATACTTGCAAACAAAAAACATTATTTAGCTTTGAAAGGATGATGAGCCCATGGGAGGCAAGGTTTACTTAGTTGGTGCGGGTCCCGGCGATCCAGATTTAATTACGGTAAAAGGAATGCGCTGCCTGCAGCATGCCGATGTCATCCTTTATGATCGGCTGGTCAATCCTGAACTGCTGCAATATGCAAAAGAAGGGGCACAGCTCGTGTACTGTGGCAAACTCCCGCATTACCATACGATGAAGCAGGAGACCATCAACCACTTTTTAGTGAAATATGCCAAAAAGGGCTATCAGGTTGTCCGCTTAAAGGGGGGAGACCCGTTTGTGTTCGGACGCGGCGGTGAGGAAGCAGAGGAATGTGCGCGCCATGATGTCGCGTTTGAAATTGTTCCTGGTATCACGGCCGGGATTGCTGCTGCCGCATATGCCGGAATTCCTGTAACCCATCGCAGTCTGAGCAGAAGCTTTGCTTTCATTACGGGGCATCAAGCGGGAGATGTTGCAGCAGAGCATCAGTGGTTCCATTTGGCAAATGCAGTGGATACGATCTGTATTTATATGGGAGTTTCTAATTTATCTACTATAACAAAACAATTGATTCAACATGGCAAATCACCACAAACTCCAATTGCCCTTGTTCAATGGGGGACATTAAGTGATCAGCGAACGGTGGTCGGGACGCTGGAGACGATCGAAGAACGGGTGAAAGAGGCAGCTCTTTCTAACCCAAGCATGATCGTCATTGGCGAAGTCGTCCACCTTCATAAAAAATTGAACTGGTTTCAAGATGAAATTGTTCCCAATTTGCCAGTGGTCCACGGATAATGCAGGGGGCTTCTAGGATATGAAAGCAATTTTATATATTGGTCATGGTACCCGCTCTAAAAAAGGGGCTGAGGAAGCAAAGGCCTTTATTAAAAGAGTAATAGAACGAATCGATATACCCATCCAAGAAATCAGTTTCCTAGAGTTGACGGAGCCGTTAATGGAAGAAGGATTCCGCCGATGTGTGGAGAGAGGTGCCACGGAGATTACCGTTGTTCCTCTGTTCCTTTTGGCAGCAGGTCACATTAAACAAGATATTCCTTTGATATTGTCCGGATTACAGGAGCGTTATCCTGAAATACAGGTAACTGTGAAGGAGCCTTTTGGTGTACAGGGTATGATTTTAGACGCGGTTGCAGATTTGGTTAGGGAAACTGCAGGGTATCTAGTGCCAGAGGATCGACTTTTGATTGTTGGCAGAGGAAGCAGTGACCCGGAAATCCTTGGTGATTTTTCAAAAATTGCCGGTGGCATTCGGAATCGTCTTGGCATTGAAAGGGTATCTGTATGCTACTTGGCTGCAGCTGAACCAAGGCTTTTGGATGGCTTTGAGACGATTACTATAGGTGCCGTGGGCAGGGTCATCGTTGTGCCATATTTGTTATTTACCGGTTTGCTTCTTGCGGAAGTAAGCCAAGAGGTGCGTAAGCGGCAAAGGCTAAACTGTGAGATTCTCCATACAGGCACGCTCAGCAGCCACCGGGTAATCGAAGATATCCTTATTGAAAAAGTAAAAAATTTAAACACATATTGAGGTGGTATTGTTGCAACTTCAAGTATTGAACAGTCCGTTTAATCAGGAGCAGGCAGAGCTCCTTAATCGTATTCTGCCAACACTTACCGAACCGCAGAAATTTTGGCTGAGTGGCTTTCTCGCTGCATCACAAGGCACCGCTGCACTTGGGACGCCGGCTGCACATGTCCAGCAGCACGCTGAACCTTCAAAAACAAAAGAAGTGACCATCTTATATGGATCACAAACTGGCAATGCCCGCGGATTAGCAAAAAAGGCAGCCCAATCACTAGAAGGGAATGACTTTCAAGTTACCGTTTCATCCATGAGTGATTTCAAACCAAATAACCTGAAAAAGGTTCAAAACCTGCTCATCATTGTAAGCACACATGGTGAAGGAGATCCTCCGGACAACGCGCTGACATTCTATGAATTTCTTCATAGCAAACGTGCACCAAAGCTTGAAAATTTCCATTTTTCCGTTTTAGCTCTTGGTGACAGCTCGTATGAGTTCTTCTGTCATACTGGTAAAGAATTCGATAAGCGGCTGGAAGAACTTGGCGGCACAAGGCTTTATCCGCGTTTCGACTGCGATGTAGACTTTGACGAGCCGGCAGCAGAATGGCTTCAAGGAGTTCTTGGCAGCCTGGGCGAAGCACAATCTGAGGCAGCCGCCAACGGACAAAATCTCGAATCAGCAACACAATCAATAGAATCACAGTATTCGAGAACCAATCCATTCCAAGCCGAGATTCTTGAAAATATCAATTTGAACGGTCGAGGCTCAAATAAAGAAACACGTCACTTAGAAATTTCACTTGAAGATTCCGGACTCACATTCGAGCCTGGTGACAGCCTTGGCATATATCCGGAAAACGATCCGGCTCTTGTCGACCTTCTTCTTGAAGAAACAAAATGGAATCCAGAGGAACTGGTGACTGTGAAGCCGGGAGACCAGAGACAATTAAGAGAGGCGCTTCTCTCTTATTATGAAATTACGGTTCTAACAAAACCGCTTCTCCAAAAAGCAGCGTCATTTGCAGCAAGCAAGGAATTACAAGAACTGACAGCATCAGACAACGATGAAAAGTTAAAAGCCTACTTAAAAGGTCGCGATTTGCTAGATTTAGTTCGCGATTTTACTCCTTGGATTGGTTCAGCTCAGGAGTTTGTGAGTATTTTGCGAAAAATACCTGCCCGTCTTTATTCTATTGCGAGCAGTTTATCCGCGAATCCGGACGAAGTGCATTTGACGATCGGCGCTGTCCGCTATGATGCCAATGGCCGCAGCCGTAATGGCGTCTGCTCGATTCAAACAGCGGAGCGGCTAAACCTAGGGGACCGCATCAACGTATTTGTGCAGCAAAACGAAAACTTTAAACTTCCGGAAAAACCGGAGACACCAATTATTATGATTGGGCCAGGTACAGGTGTAGCGCCATTCCGTTCTTTTATGCAGGAGCGTGAAGAAACGAACGCAACTGGGAAGTCATGGCTGTTCTTCGGTGATCAGCATTTTGTCACTGATTTCCTTTATCAAATCGAGTGGCAAAAGTGGCTGCAAAACGGTACTCTAACGAAATTGGATGTAGCCTTTTCGCGTGACACCGCCGAAAAGGTGTATGTTCAGCACCGTATGCAGGACAATAGCAAAGAATTGTTCGAGTGGCTGCAAGAAGGAGCGGCCGTCTATATTTGCGGTGATGAAAAACATATGGCACATGATGTCCACAACACATTGCTCGAGATTATCGAAAAAGAAGGCGCCATGAGCCGTGAGCAGGCAGCAGCCTATCTTGCCGACATGCAGCAGCAAAAACGGTATCAGCGAGATGTATATTAATTTTTGAAAGAAGGGGGATTAACCAACATGGTGAAAAAAACTTT encodes:
- the cysC gene encoding adenylyl-sulfate kinase: MTKATNITWHAATITKPDRRVQNGHSSCVLWFTGLSGSGKSTIANAVSSELYRQGINEYVLDGDNIRHGLNKDLGFSDHDRTENIRRIGEVAKLFVDSGAVVTTAFISPFRSDRDQVRDLFEKEEFIEVFVECPLEECERRDPKQLYVKARRGEIKDFTGIDSPYEAPERPEITIRSDLLTVEQAVGEIFQYLQTKNII
- the cobA gene encoding uroporphyrinogen-III C-methyltransferase, whose amino-acid sequence is MGGKVYLVGAGPGDPDLITVKGMRCLQHADVILYDRLVNPELLQYAKEGAQLVYCGKLPHYHTMKQETINHFLVKYAKKGYQVVRLKGGDPFVFGRGGEEAEECARHDVAFEIVPGITAGIAAAAYAGIPVTHRSLSRSFAFITGHQAGDVAAEHQWFHLANAVDTICIYMGVSNLSTITKQLIQHGKSPQTPIALVQWGTLSDQRTVVGTLETIEERVKEAALSNPSMIVIGEVVHLHKKLNWFQDEIVPNLPVVHG
- a CDS encoding sirohydrochlorin chelatase; amino-acid sequence: MKAILYIGHGTRSKKGAEEAKAFIKRVIERIDIPIQEISFLELTEPLMEEGFRRCVERGATEITVVPLFLLAAGHIKQDIPLILSGLQERYPEIQVTVKEPFGVQGMILDAVADLVRETAGYLVPEDRLLIVGRGSSDPEILGDFSKIAGGIRNRLGIERVSVCYLAAAEPRLLDGFETITIGAVGRVIVVPYLLFTGLLLAEVSQEVRKRQRLNCEILHTGTLSSHRVIEDILIEKVKNLNTY
- a CDS encoding assimilatory sulfite reductase (NADPH) flavoprotein subunit — protein: MQLQVLNSPFNQEQAELLNRILPTLTEPQKFWLSGFLAASQGTAALGTPAAHVQQHAEPSKTKEVTILYGSQTGNARGLAKKAAQSLEGNDFQVTVSSMSDFKPNNLKKVQNLLIIVSTHGEGDPPDNALTFYEFLHSKRAPKLENFHFSVLALGDSSYEFFCHTGKEFDKRLEELGGTRLYPRFDCDVDFDEPAAEWLQGVLGSLGEAQSEAAANGQNLESATQSIESQYSRTNPFQAEILENINLNGRGSNKETRHLEISLEDSGLTFEPGDSLGIYPENDPALVDLLLEETKWNPEELVTVKPGDQRQLREALLSYYEITVLTKPLLQKAASFAASKELQELTASDNDEKLKAYLKGRDLLDLVRDFTPWIGSAQEFVSILRKIPARLYSIASSLSANPDEVHLTIGAVRYDANGRSRNGVCSIQTAERLNLGDRINVFVQQNENFKLPEKPETPIIMIGPGTGVAPFRSFMQEREETNATGKSWLFFGDQHFVTDFLYQIEWQKWLQNGTLTKLDVAFSRDTAEKVYVQHRMQDNSKELFEWLQEGAAVYICGDEKHMAHDVHNTLLEIIEKEGAMSREQAAAYLADMQQQKRYQRDVY